ATcgccagcagcagaagataCTCTCGTACAAGGGAAGTGTAAATACATAAATCGTGTCTGATATACGGAACATACAATCAAGGAAATCTAATAATTATCCAAAAAACCCAGACAGGCTAAGCAGACCCAACAATCACAAACCACGATTCACCCTGCACAACATTGCGAGCCATGCGAGCCACCAACAGTAACAATGCGTTGGCTTTTAGTCTACAGCTCGACCTTGCCTCCAGCAGCGAGACCCATACCCTTTCGCACTTCGCCCATGCTCCTGCCGACCTGACTTCCAACCCACTCGCCGACTCTAGGGACGAAATAGTCGAGGTGAGCGGCTTCGTCGCCATAAACGTAGTACGCATACCGTCGCGAGAGGTAGGCGAGATGGCCGGGAAGGTAGGTGTAGACGGAGaaccagaagaggagggtgatgaTGGTCAAGGTAGACCCTGTGGTGTGGACGGGTTGTAAGTGGACGAGTTGTGGGCAGCGATAGTGAGAGGCTTACAGATGACCGCCTTTTCCCATGGCTGCATCATGGAGAGCGCAAAAGTGCATTCGAATTTAGTGCTGAAAGTCGATTAACGGGAGTCAGTGCGGCTGCGGGCGAGGAGAGGGCAAGACTCACGACCACTCCCATAGTTTTCTTCTGATGCCGGGGGGCGGCCTTGGTGTGTAGAGCGGCTTGCTGGTGGATGGAGCAGGCATCGTGGGTGgcgaaaaggaaggtgtgcgaaaggcaaggaagcAAGTGAGGtagaaaggaaggaaggaaggagaaaggacGGGCACGCAGGGCAGTGCAATATTTCGAGCGAGACGCGCGCCACGCGAGGCGGGCAATGCACAGCTGCGCCCAGGCACGCCGGGTGCCGTGCCTGTTATTGTTTTCGCGTAGTTTATGTGCGTGTCGCTGAGATAAACATCCTTTCTTACCCCGCCCGCCCCGCACCATCTTACGCCCGCGCTAGCTATGTATCTACGCCCAGCTACATGATCGGCGCTTGACACGAGTTCCGAGGTCATCAGACGGTGAAATGCTGACAATTTGCAGCTCTCACTACTGTACTAAAAGTCTATATAACGGACACGGACGGAGGGCCTGTTTTAACACCTCCCTCCGTTCACTCAACCAGATACTCTATCTGGAAAGACACAATGTGACCTGGCGCCAGTGCCATTGTTATTCTCCTTGGATTTAATTCTAGGtatgtctttcttttctctccatgCTTACATTATTGAATCGCGAGTAGAAAGGCTATAGACGACCCTCATGTGGCAGCTTCCCCTTTTCAAATTCTGGCTACGAGAACTTGAAGAACCTCTGATTCCAACAGCATTGTATAACGATGCCCTCATCGCGTCAAAAGACTATGCACAAGTAGTCGAGATTGTTCAAAATTCGCCAGTCTATTACCGGAGAGTGCTGGTATTTGTAGTTGGCTTTGTGCAAATGTTTATGCAGGAAAAAACTTGTTTacatatgtatatatacAATACTGTGGCTCTGAGCGATACCATTTTACACACGGGGTTCGCAAGGGGAATAATTATTCAACGTCCACTGTACAGATCATGACAGAGTCCTTGCCCATGGTCTCTGTATGAACAGTTTGGAGCGCTGGTAGGCCCTTGTCCTCGCCCTGTTATTACAAAAAATGTTAGAAAGACTGCACGGCGGTTTTATACGCAAGGGTGTTTAGGACTTGCCTCTGGAACGACACCGACGCCTTCACCGATAAACGTTGGGGCGACAGTAACCACGACGGTGTCCACAAGCTTACTGCCGTCGTCCCTTTTTAGCGTATGGAGAAAGCTGGAAAGCACGCGTGAGCCACCTTCGATCATGACTGATCTGAGACCGAGCGAGGtcaagatggaaggaagagatgacgGAGGGATACGACCTAATAGCAGTTATACGAACAAGGGTTTTCCATATGGGCATGAGATTTCGTCATGAAGATTACCATTTGCTGTTGCTATGAACGTACCACTGGAATCGAGCGGGAGGGGCACAACCCTCGCGCCGGCTTGTTCGACCTCGTTGATTCTCTCGCTGGAGACATTGGAGCCACAGAGGATCCACGGTTGCTTCAACGTCCGTCCACGCAAGGCAGGTTTCGTGTTCCACTCGTTGAGGATCCGCGAGGTGAGCGGGAAGCGGAGGGACGGGTCGAGGATGAGTGGCTGGGGCGGGGGCGAGGCGTGGGTGGGCGGGAGGAGGTTGGCTGTATGAGAGAGTAGTCAATGTGCTGCTGCGACGTCAAAGATGTGTGGGCTGTATACTTTGTAGGCGGGGATCGTCGAGGACGAGGGTGTGGACGccgatgaggatggagtCGTGGATGGCCCTGAGGCTGGGTGCGTGGAGGGGGGCGGGAGTCAGCGAGCGAGATGTTGcgggggggagggggaggacTGACTGGTGTGTCATGAGCATGCTTTCGGGGCCGCTGAGGATGACCCGTTTCCCGCCGACGCCTGCGATTTTGCTGTCGAGGGATTGGGCCCAGGTGAGTGTGACGTGCGGGCGAGCGAGCGGCGCAGCGTGCGACCGCACATGCTCATGCAGCAAGCTCGGCGACGCCATCGTGGGCTGCGAAGGGCAGAGCAGCGAAGAGCAGAGCAGCGAAGAgcagaggaaaaaagatgagTGGTCGGGAGACGTCGCGAATTATTTCAGTCAATCtcatttcatctcttctttccacctACTCCACTCCTTTTTCCACCCACAATGGACCCCGTCGTCTTCCCAGAGGTTCCGCCTCACGCCACACCCCTCTCTCGCCATGCACccccctctctcccctcctcctcaccctcccCCGTCCTCAGCTCTGCCGACCCCTCAGACAGGGAACTCGACGTGTCCGAAGAGACCAGCTCCAGCTCACAGACACCTGCCACAGAAGAGTCTTTCGTCGACCCGTACCCAGACTTTCTCTGGATGACTACAGAAGAACCCCATCGGTCCAGACGTATTGCGATACTGAAAGCGCACCCAGAAGTATGCCATTCTCGCAGCCCAGTTACAGAGAGCCATCGCTAATCCTTGTCCTTCAAACAGGTCCGAAAGCTCATGGGTCCTACTCCCGtcacccttcctcttgtcTTTGCCGTCCTCGGCCTCCAACTGTCACTCTCTCTTTATCTCAAGTCTCACCAtaccctctcccttcccgTGCTCCTTACCGCCTACGTTATCGGAGGCACAGCCAACCAAAACATCTTTCTCGCCATTCACGAAATCACCCACAACCTCGCATTGAAATCTATCAGGGCCAACAAGTGTCTTGCCATCATTGCCAACATCTCTATCGGTATCCCTTACGCCATGGCATTCAAAGGCTACCACATCGAGCATCACAAATTTTTGGGCGAAGACGGTATTGATACCGATCTTCCAAGCCGACTTGAGGCTCTGGTGCTCAACAATGTCGCAGGCAAAACCTTTTTCGCCACTTTCCAGCTCTTGTTCTACGCTATCCGTCCCGGTTTTATCCGTGCCCAGACCTTTACCAGATGGCACTTTTACAACCTCGTC
This DNA window, taken from Cryptococcus deuterogattii R265 chromosome 3, complete sequence, encodes the following:
- a CDS encoding 2,5-diamino-6-(ribosylamino)-4(3H)-pyrimidinone 5'-phosphate reductase, whose translation is MASPSLLHEHVRSHAAPLARPHVTLTWAQSLDSKIAGVGGKRVILSGPESMLMTHHLRAIHDSILIGVHTLVLDDPRLQTNLLPPTHASPPPQPLILDPSLRFPLTSRILNEWNTKPALRGRTLKQPWILCGSNVSSERINEVEQAGARVVPLPLDSSGRIPPSSLPSILTSLGLRSVMIEGGSRVLSSFLHTLKRDDGSKLVDTVVVTVAPTFIGEGVGVVPEGEDKGLPALQTVHTETMGKDSVMICTVDVE
- a CDS encoding sphingolipid delta-4 desaturase, which codes for MDPVVFPEVPPHATPLSRHAPPSLPSSSPSPVLSSADPSDRELDVSEETSSSSQTPATEESFVDPYPDFLWMTTEEPHRSRRIAILKAHPEVRKLMGPTPVTLPLVFAVLGLQLSLSLYLKSHHTLSLPVLLTAYVIGGTANQNIFLAIHEITHNLALKSIRANKCLAIIANISIGIPYAMAFKGYHIEHHKFLGEDGIDTDLPSRLEALVLNNVAGKTFFATFQLLFYAIRPGFIRAQTFTRWHFYNLVGVIGFHLLWYHFFGIRPWLYLVLSSFFAGSLHPCAAHFIAEHYLMEGHLPVGENLQGNDLIKGLSQETTSYYGWLNILCYNVGYHNEHHDFPSVPWTRLPELHRIAHEFYDPLPSHASWPYVTWKFITDPSVGMWCRAKREDKGDRLHESVWVNGSRRVSRKSEDDMEEEDERGYASDRDEQTKKKKA